The following proteins come from a genomic window of Xiphophorus couchianus chromosome 19, X_couchianus-1.0, whole genome shotgun sequence:
- the mideasb gene encoding ELM2 and SANT domain-containing protein 1 gives MLVMSVPAQQKPSAKRTGKRITFFGDQPGDLMKETSQHPDGAYFVPGGTAAAASESGQSEAASTVTSNPEAPHMYFNSVIFSPDKGDQNRGHYQQTVPMKWAHPEPSQQQQQRAASWTAMPSWAPAFPNLTRTQNAFVKAMHETPPGLQLHQQPTNAVKSRALEWEQQQQQTSQIFQETMKPGALNAQQQSAPHPGGSSVLQSFQLAFGQPKQHLPAYYQTFQGSRNTLPNPPNYSNSKQSSLHLQQLQNQEQMQRQQQQHVIQQQIQQHQQIIRHPHVQLQQQQQQLHHEQQQQQQKMQQQRQQLQIQQQMQHQQSQQQNPHVLDCFSAAQNAHPQPVVVHSQESTAPAPPKIQEPLIQDITPEPQQQPSDPLQAPLPPEPSSQSQAQLRRSRRLSKEGGAPSDNPFLCGPSDQSGPENGARDVQAAPTGVIQSTRRKRRVSQEVNLEMLAQEASERKSPSLSKEPHRPWSPAEPESMNAKRPRDDSLLPLVIPVSVPVRRQDTSSPDRDGAAVATSWPHRPPNHQDLGRADHKPSVIVTRRRSLRNSLSESSEQNDGTEGERDDDGRKSKRRPRPEPLFIPPPKPSLFIAPPVYSSITPYQSHLRSPVRLADNPITMPPYTPPPILSPVREGSGLYFSTFLSSAAASGPGLPPPATPKSATRSLLRSNSCDITPPVLSAMSETTPVSIEPRINIGSRYQAEVPELRQRSAVELDRHRAELVWAPPSELEGKPDFQDKVEDLMHLACSSVLYGGGTNQELALHCLYESKGDIVDALSLLMLRDPIFPKTHHLSSYHYSGSDSWTAAERRLFNKGMATCKKDFFMVQKQVTTKTVAQCVEFYYTYKKHVKIGRNGTLIYGENEPPESRTAEEEQDHKAAQRLEPQQQEEDSRKWDGSADRKQDVCPTRVTHTLPSTENLATVLIMKSQAEVGKEQPVSRVIHHAQPPQTKPRFDGNARRPSPPSGNKAAAGQEGEFPCKKCGRIFYKVKSRSAHMKSHAEQEKKAAALRQKEAEERAAARAAAEAAAAAMAARHQNGTRQAVGDSANDDSSGGEDSDDDDDWQN, from the exons ATGCTCGTCATGAGCGTACCAGCCCAGCAGAAACCCAGCGCCAAGAGAACGGGGAAACGCATCACGTTTTTCGGCGACCAACCAGGAGACCTGATGAAGGAGACGTCGCAGCATCCCGACGGGGCGTACTTCGTCCCCGGCGgcaccgccgccgccgcctcaGAGTCCGGACAAAGCGAGGCGGCGAGTACAGTGACCTCCAACCCTGAGGCTCCTCACATGTACTTCAACTCTGTGATCTTCAGCCCAGATAAGGGTGACCAGAACAGGGGCCACTATCAGCAGACAGTGCCGATGAAGTGGGCTCACCCGGAGcccagtcagcagcagcagcagagagctgcCTCCTGGACTGCCATGCCTAGCTGGGCGCCGGCTTTTCCGAATCTCACAAGGACCCAGAATGCGTTTGTGAAGGCGATGCACGAGACTCCCCCCGGCTTGCAGCTGCATCAGCAGCCAACCAACGCTGTGAAGTCTCGAGCTCTGGAgtgggagcagcagcagcagcagacatcCCAAATCTTTCAGGAGACTATGAAACCAGGGGCGCTGAACGCTCAGCAGCAGAGCGCCCCCCACCCCGGAGGAAGCTCCGTCTTGCAGTCCTTCCAGCTGGCCTTCGGTCAGCCCAAACAGCACCTGCCCGCTTATTACCAGACCTTCCAAGGGAGCAGGAACACACTACCGAACCCGCCGAACTACTCGAATTCGAAGCAGTCTTCGCTGCAtcttcagcagctgcagaatCAAGAGCAAATGcaacggcagcagcagcagcatgtcaTCCAGCAGCAAATTCAACAGCATCAGCAAATCATCCGGCATCCACATGTCcagttacagcagcagcagcagcagttacaccatgagcagcaacaacagcaacaaaagatGCAACAACAGCGGCAACAGCTCCAGATTCAGCAGCAAATGCAACATCAGCAGTCGCAACAACAAAACCCCCATGTGCTAGACTGTTTCTCTGCGGCACAAAACGCACACCCGCAGCCCGTGGTCGTGCACTCGCAGGAGTCCACTGCTCCGGCTCCGCCGAAGATCCAGGAGCCGCTGATCCAGGACATCACGCCAGAACCCCAGCAGCAGCCATCCGATCCTCTGCAGGCCCCCCTACCGCCCGAGCCGTCGTCGCAATCGCAGGCGCAGCTCCGCAGATCTCGCCGGCTGTCCAAGGAAGGCGGGGCGCCGTCTGACAACCCTTTCCTTTGCGGGCCCTCGGATCAGTCGGGCCCGGAGAACGGGGCCCGTGACGTCCAGGCGGCGCCCACGGGGGTCATCCAGAGCACTCGCAGGAAGCGCCGGGTGTCCCAGGAGGTCAACCTGGAGATGCTCGCTCAAGAGGCTTCAGAGAGGAAGTCTCCTTCACTAAGCAAG GAGCCTCACAGGCCGTGGAGTCCCGCCGAACCGGAGAGCATGAACGCCAAGCGGCCCCGAGACGACAGCCTCCTTCCGCTCGTCATCCCTGTGTCCGTCCCCGTTCGGAGACAGGACACCTCGTCTCCGGATAGGGATGGAGCAGCCGTGGCAACCAGCTGGCCTCACCGGCCTCCCAACCACCAGGACCTCGGGCGAGCCGATCACAAGCCCTCGGTCATCGTCACCCGCAGACGCTCGCTCCGAAACTCCTTATCAGAAAGTTCAGAGCAG AATGATGGCACGGAGGGAGAGAGGGACGACGACGGCAGGAAGTCCAAACGACGTCCCCGACCAGAGCCTCTCTTCATCCCGCCGCCCAAACCGAGTTTATTCATCGCCCCGCCCGTCTACTCCAGCATCACGCCCTACCAGAGCCACCTTCGCTCCCCCGTTCGCCTTGCCGACAACCCGATCACGATGCCCCCGTACACGCCTCCGCCGATCCTCAGCCCCGTTCGGGAGGGCTCGGGCCTCTACTTCTCCACCTTCCTCTCGTCGGCTGCAGCCAGTGGTCCGGGCCTGCCCCCTCCTGCGACTCCCAAGTCAGCCACTCGCAGCTTGTTGCGTTCCA ACAGCTGCGACATCACGCCACCGGTGCTGTCCGCCATGAGTGAGACCACGCCGGTCAGCATCGAGCC ACGAATTAATATCGGGTCGCGGTACCAAGCGGAGGTGCCGGAGCTGAGGCAGAGGTCAGCTGTCGAACTGGATCGCCATCGAGCCGAACTGGTTTGGGCTCCACCGTCCGAACTGGAGGGGAAACCAGACTTCCAGGACAAGG TGGAAGACCTCATGCACCTGGCCTGTTCCAGTGTTTTATACGGAGGAGGCACCAACCAGGAGTTAGCACTCCATTGTTTATACGAGTCCAAAGGGGACATAGTG GATGCTCTGTCTCTGCTGATGCTGAGGGATCCAATCTTCCCAAAGACACATCATCTGTCCAGCTACCACTACTCGG GATCAGACAGCTGGACGGCAGCTGAGAGGCGTCTGTTCAACAAAGGCATGGCCACGTGTAAAAAGGACTTTTTCATGGTGCAAAAGCAG GTGACGACCAAGACCGTGGCGCAGTGCGTGGAGTTCTACTACACGTACAAGAAACACGTGAAGATCGGCCGCAACGGAACGCTAATTTACGGCGAGAACGAGCCTCCGGAGAGCAGGACggcagaggaggagcaggaccACAAG GCCGCTCAAAGGCTGGAGccgcagcagcaggaggaggacagCAGGAAGTGGGATGGTtcagctgacaggaaacaggatgTCTGTCCCACCAGGGTGACACACACGCTGCCGTCCACTGAGAAT cttgcaACAGTCCTCATTATGAAGAGCCAGGCGGAGGTGGGAAAGGAGCAGCCGGTGTCCAGGGTCATCCACCACGCCCAGCCGCCCCAGACCAAACCGCGCTTCGACGGCAACGCGCGCCGGCCGAGCCCCCCGTCGGGCAACAAGGCCGCCGCGGGGCAGGAGGGCGAGTTCCCCTGCAAGAAGTGTGGCAG GATTTTCTACAAGGTGAAGAGCCGCAGCGCCCATATGAAGAGCCACGCGGAGCAGGAGAAGAAGGCGGCGGCGCTGCGacagaaggaggcagaggagcggGCCGCGGCAAGGGCCGCGGCCGaggccgccgccgccgccatgGCCGCGCGGCATCAGAACGGAACGCGGCAGGCGGTCGGCGACAGCGCCAACGACGACTCCTCTGGCGGCGAGGACAGCGACGATGACGACGACTGGCAGAATTAG